In Candidatus Eremiobacteraceae bacterium, a genomic segment contains:
- a CDS encoding cytochrome c biogenesis protein CcdA codes for MPIILLKMDYTNIYALTDKIGDAIAGNFWLSIALMMLGGVLSSLSPSSVPRMVAIVNYCSREAFTLGRGAALAGAFMMGICVVYCGVGALAGSFGQLLSLTGFLYYFTAALCLLMGLSMIRLVEIKWKLPELPIIGHGLVGAFLLGFGFAFLIAPDATPFMIAALAVTTFKGKVLLGATLMFAFGVGHGIPVMFAGMLAPWYTHNPKVKRWQLASEMAAGYILVFLAMFFTVIA; via the coding sequence TTGCCGATAATCCTATTGAAGATGGACTATACCAACATCTACGCGCTTACCGATAAGATCGGCGATGCGATAGCGGGCAACTTCTGGCTGTCGATAGCGCTCATGATGCTCGGCGGCGTGCTGAGCAGTTTGAGCCCATCGAGCGTCCCTCGTATGGTCGCGATCGTCAACTACTGCAGCCGGGAAGCGTTCACGCTTGGTCGTGGGGCCGCGCTCGCGGGCGCTTTCATGATGGGCATCTGCGTCGTATATTGCGGTGTCGGCGCGCTCGCCGGATCATTCGGCCAGCTGCTGAGCCTGACAGGTTTCCTTTATTACTTCACGGCCGCGCTCTGCCTCCTCATGGGTCTATCCATGATACGGCTCGTCGAAATCAAATGGAAGCTGCCGGAGTTGCCGATCATCGGACACGGACTCGTCGGAGCGTTTCTCCTCGGCTTCGGCTTTGCGTTTCTCATCGCGCCCGATGCGACACCGTTCATGATCGCCGCACTTGCCGTGACGACGTTCAAGGGCAAAGTGCTGCTCGGCGCGACGCTTATGTTCGCATTTGGTGTCGGGCACGGTATCCCGGTGATGTTCGCCGGCATGCTGGCGCCGTGGTATACGCACAATCCGAAGGTCAAGCGCTGGCAGCTTGCTTCCGAAATGGCGGCGGGTTACATCCTCGTCTTTCTCGCGATGTTCTTCACGGTGATCGCATGA
- a CDS encoding tetratricopeptide repeat protein has protein sequence MTEDVRPYVIRTYDRWIILVIVLVVGYILFRPIFAFTAYYRGLSFERMLSIPPAMHYYQRSIDIDPNIPDGWIGLGTLYMMDGRVDKSDHDLAVSTFTRGAAANPKNGLLPFLLCRTYYEQGHDFKDALSACLESVGRDPSNKFAWDYAAWSAIQTGDPKDAIRYWTQALAIDPRYYNARLAITRFRPLAKGI, from the coding sequence ATGACCGAAGACGTGCGCCCGTATGTCATCCGAACGTACGATCGTTGGATCATCCTCGTGATCGTGCTCGTGGTCGGCTATATTCTGTTCCGGCCGATCTTCGCGTTCACGGCGTACTATCGCGGTCTTAGCTTCGAGCGCATGCTCAGCATTCCGCCGGCGATGCACTACTACCAGCGCTCGATCGACATCGATCCGAATATCCCGGATGGGTGGATCGGTCTTGGCACGCTGTACATGATGGATGGCCGTGTAGATAAGAGCGATCACGACCTTGCCGTGTCGACGTTCACGCGAGGCGCTGCGGCGAATCCTAAGAACGGCTTGTTGCCCTTCCTGCTCTGCCGCACGTACTACGAACAAGGTCATGACTTCAAAGACGCGCTCTCGGCATGCCTTGAGAGCGTAGGCCGCGATCCAAGCAACAAGTTCGCTTGGGACTACGCGGCGTGGTCGGCGATACAGACCGGAGATCCGAAAGATGCGATCCGCTATTGGACGCAAGCGCTCGCGATCGATCCGCGTTACTATAACGCGCGACTTGCGATCACCCGATTCCGGCCGCTGGCAAAAGGCATCTAA